The proteins below come from a single Eucalyptus grandis isolate ANBG69807.140 chromosome 3, ASM1654582v1, whole genome shotgun sequence genomic window:
- the LOC104437850 gene encoding NDR1/HIN1-like protein 6, translated as MADRVHPSAKPAAAATTNGATAAATTTATANGAPTTAFPAANGTPTKPQLYRPYRPQPPKRRRRRPRCSLCCCCFWTILLLLFVALLAAIAGAALYVLYHPHRPAFSLSSLRTNALNLTTASDGSASRLTTLFNLTLISKNPNSHTFTFFYDPFLVSLSSASGSVFLGNGSIPAFASYPKNQTTLRAVASGSTEDVDAESVAALRSDLKRKNGLALEIRMDTKVRVKAGGRKSKKVGIRVVCSGIKGVSAPKDKNATVVADVADSRCKVDLLIKIWRFTF; from the coding sequence ATGGCGGACAGAGTCCACCCATCGGCCaaacccgccgccgccgccaccaccaacggcgccaccgccgccgccaccaccaccgccaccgccaacGGGGCTCCCACAACCGCGTTCCCCGCCGCCAACGGTACTCCCACCAAGCCCCAGCTCTACCGCCCGTACCGCCCGCAACCCCCCaaacgccgccgccgccgcccccgctgCAGCCTCTGTTGCTGCTGCTTCTGGACGATCCTGCTCCTCCTCTTCGTCGCCCTCCTCGCCGCCATAGCCGGCGCCGCCCTCTACGTCCTCTACCACCCCCACCGCCCCgccttctccctctcctccctccgCACCAACGCCCTCAACCTCACCACCGCCTCCGACGGCTCCGCCTCCCGCCTCACCACCCTCTTCAACCTCACCCTCATCTCCAAGAACCCCAACTCCCACACCTTCACCTTCTTCTACGACCCATTCCTCGTCTCCCTCTCCTCGGCATCGGGCTCCGTCTTCCTGGGCAACGGCTCGATCCCGGCGTTCGCGAGCTACCCCAAGAACCAGACGACCCTGAGGGCGGTCGCGTCGGGGAGCACGGAGGACGTCGACGCCGAATCGGTCGCTGCTCTGAGGTCGGATCTGAAGAGGAAGAACGGGCTGGCGCTGGAAATTCGGATGGACACGAAGGTGAGGGTGAAGGCGGGCGGCCGGAAAAGCAAGAAGGTCGGGATCAGAGTGGTCTGCAGCGGGATCAAGGGAGTGTCGGCCCCGAAGGACAAGAACGCGACCGTCGTCGCCGACGTCGCCGACTCCAGGTGCAAGGTCGATCTCCTGATCAAGATCTGGAGGTTCACTTTCTGA